Part of the Sulfurimonas denitrificans DSM 1251 genome is shown below.
GTAATTGGCGGAAATGTATCGTTATACAATGAGACAAATGGTGTATCTGTATTTCCAACTCCATCAATCGCAACAGTTGGTGTAAATGATGACCAAAACAAGGTTTTGATGTCAAGCTTTCAAGGCGAAGGAAATACTCTTTATCTAGTAGGAGAATCAAATTCTGAATTTGGCGGCTCTTTATATATGAAAGAGATTTGTGGAGTTGTTGCTGGAGTGCTTCCCGAGATTGATTATGAAAAAGAGCTTACTCTTTGGGATTTGGTAATTGAGGCAAACAAAAAAGGCATCTTAGAGTGCGCAAAAGATGCAAGCAGCGGCGGTGTTGCTATTGCGTTAGCTAAGATGGCTGCTGTGAGCGGGCTTGGATGTAGTGCTAGAATGCTCGTAAATGATGAGAGAGACATTTTTGCAGAGAGCATGAGCCGTGCAATTATAGAAGTAAAGCAAGAAAACTCTGCTTCATTTGAATCAATGGCTGGAGTATTGCAGTGTCAAAAACTTGGAACAGTCGGCGGAGATATAGTAAAAATAAACAATGTTTCAATGAGCATGAAAGAGCTTCAAGATAACTACTTTAACACATTCAAGAGAGTAATTGAGAGAGATATCTAATCTACTCTCATATACTCAAGCGCAAATTCTCCTAAAATTCTCTTCTCAATACTGCTTCTATAATTAGGAGCGATTGAGTCAATTGAGAGAATTTTTTCCAAAATATCTCTATGCTGTATAGGATTTGCAAATGCCATATTTGCGTCAAGTATTGATACTTGATTTTCATCTCTGCTCTGTAAAACTACTTCATCACCAGCAATTATCTCTCCCTCTTGAAGTACTCTATAGTACCATCCTGTTAGACCAGTTATATAAATCTCATTTGTAAATTTTTTGTTGTTCCATCTTTTAGCGATTTTATAGCAAGGCTTTCTTGCTTGAGAAACTTGCAAAAGAGTTGAGCCGATTTTATGAGTATCGCCCAGATACACGCTGCTCTCATGTAATCCAGAGATGGTAAGATTCTCAGCAAGTGCACCAAAGGGAAGCTCATCTACATGTAAGAACTCTGCCCACTCTTTGTAGTTCTCATAGCTATTTGCAAAAACCGCTTTTTC
Proteins encoded:
- a CDS encoding MOSC domain-containing protein — protein: MKSSVVSIQIGKVNAYGNKESSEFLQKYWESASFKEVVESTVFVSKYGIVGDEVADKVHHGGLEKAVFANSYENYKEWAEFLHVDELPFGALAENLTISGLHESSVYLGDTHKIGSTLLQVSQARKPCYKIAKRWNNKKFTNEIYITGLTGWYYRVLQEGEIIAGDEVVLQSRDENQVSILDANMAFANPIQHRDILEKILSIDSIAPNYRSSIEKRILGEFALEYMRVD